One genomic segment of Pseudorca crassidens isolate mPseCra1 chromosome X, mPseCra1.hap1, whole genome shotgun sequence includes these proteins:
- the LOC137217552 gene encoding uncharacterized protein: MFPRHLIVEHSSELRDTSQQLEKSRGPLDTQESHSTFWKTLLDTQKMEVGWSKSTETHSRAICGIADSVPETANSGKEGLKCLQLTFQRGAVSPPAAPSGSIREQQREEGCRVRCDPTPLQGSPLVAKILACGTRCRDSDAPWLTFRGRIETAWAPERPLLITSGSSSATQPGSPRITPEKECTARSLAPRSRRLNCCFVRAGVLHCNRNAIATFRSRVAEEAAHPQAFPAQEKDAFHFVPVSARLHPPPASVHPSASHSPLYFLCTLGSLPARWLVVEMGPPYLRHCHRQGEDLPVPVSLQERRSRPLPRGI; the protein is encoded by the exons ACACTCAGGAGAGTCACTCGACTTTCTGGAAGACCCTATTGGATACGCAGAAAATGGAAGTGGGATGGTCCAAATCCACAGAGACGCACTCCCGTGCCATCTGTGGGATCGCTGACTCCGTCCCTG AGACTGCAAACTCCGGGAAAGAAGGGCTCAAGTGTCTCCAGCTCACCTTCCAAAGGGGAGCAGTATCTCCACCTGCTGCCCCATCCGGCTCGATCCGCGagcagcagagggaggagggtTGCCGTGTCAGGTGCGACCCCACGCCTCTGCAGGGTTCCCCTCTCGTTGCCAAGATCCTGGCATGTGGAACACGGTGCAGGGATTCAGATGCACCATGGCTTACGTTCCGGGGACGCA TAGAGACAGCGTGGGCTCCTGAACGGCCTCTTCTCATCACTTCTGGGTCTTCTTCAGCCACCCAGCCAGGCTCTCCACGAATAACGCCTGAAAAAGAATGCACGGCCAGGAGCCTTGCCCCGAGGTCAAGGCGGCTGAATTGCTGCTTTGTCCGGGCAGGGGTTCTGCACTGCAACAGGAATGCAATCGCCACCTTCAGATCTCGGGTGGCAGAAGAGGCAGCCCACCCTCAAGCCTTTCCAGCCCAAGAGAAAGATGCTTTCCACTTTGTGCCTGTGAGCGCCAGGCTCCACCCCCCTCCTGCCTCTGTGCACCCTTCTGCAAGTCACTCGCCTCTTTACTTTCTCTGCACGCTGGGAAGCTTGCCTGCAAGGTGGTTAGTGGTGGAGATGGGACCTCCATATTTGCGTCACTGTCACCGACAAGGTGAGGACCTGCCAGTTCCTGTCTCTCTCCAGGAGAGGAGGAGCAGACCACTTCCCAGGGGAATCTGA